One Eleginops maclovinus isolate JMC-PN-2008 ecotype Puerto Natales chromosome 22, JC_Emac_rtc_rv5, whole genome shotgun sequence DNA segment encodes these proteins:
- the znf365 gene encoding protein ZNF365 produces MQQKLCSRGSGSFLSERNGQACGASSSSGCDLPFRCPRCGEQERFRSLASLRAHLEYRHSYCSPDVTSGGFSITGKLPDPLTAAIPWHDMSLPTRRGQHSSARPPHVRSLSDSRDSGFLPSYGSVRRRTQSVGVGTQAEEEEDDDEEEENEEEFGTDEDDVGEDDEDESEEKNGGRNDRDVKMSIKKSHTCPHHLNHHHHQFPPPAPLAPPPYPDLGLNLELVDHKSYSGLETAAATAAVRRRLASLLRAADSTMQRRLAKVSTELAQTDTELLCERAHSQHLAQERQEVADRERSLSRQVDVAVMVIAALREQLNASENELERQEREVITIQKFLEAAARQETCGKVRIQHFIENLLRRIALAERLVEYYQENGSPQQCSHYKYQQPSDNTPHRITKSRSAGGQLSSSGLHDHRTHSHSSSSQFGGRPLFSKAGGAEREHRERLAQSSRLFCRPEHRDDIWNHQRRRSAGYET; encoded by the exons ATGCAGCAGAAGTTGTGCTCCAGAGGTTCTGGTTCTTTCCTTTCGGAGAGGAACGGCCAGGCTTGCggcgcctcctcctcctccggctGCGACCTCCCCTTCCGCTGCCCCCGCTGTGGAGAGCAGGAGCGTTTCCGCAGCCTGGCCTCGCTCCGAGCCCACCTGGAGTACCGCCACTCGTACTGCTCGCCAGACGTGACCAGTGGCGGCTTCAGCATCACCGGGAAACTCCCCGACCCGTTGACGGCGGCGATCCCCTGGCACGACATGAGCCTCCCGACCCGCAGGGGGCAGCATAGCTCGGCAAGACCCCCTCACGTTCGATCCCTCAGCGACAGCAGAGACAGCGGGTTCCTCCCCTCCTACGGCTCTGTGAGGAGGCGAACCCAGAGCGTAGGTGTGGGAACGCaggccgaggaggaggaggatgatgatgaggaggaggaaaatgaagaggagtTTGGGACAGATGAGGACGATGTGGGAGAAGATGATGAGGACgaaagtgaagagaaaaatgGAGGAAGAAATGATAGAGATGTTAAAATGTCCATCAAAAAGTCACACACTTGCCCCCATCACCtgaaccaccaccaccaccagtttcctcctcctgctcctctcgcCCCCCCGCCTTACCCGGACCTGGGCCTCAACCTGGAGCTGGTCG ATCACAAGTCATACTCTGGTTTGGAGACGGCAGCAGCGACGGCCGCTGTGCGTCGACGGCTGGCGAGCCTCCTACGCGCCGCCGACAGCACCATGCAGCGCCGCCTCGCCAAGGTGAGCACGGAGCTGGCTCAGACCGACACGGAGTTGCTGTGTGAGCGCGCCCACTCGCAGCACCTTGCCCAGGAGAGGCAGGAAGTGGCGGACAGGGAGCGGTCGCTAAGCCGACAGGTGGACGTGGCCGTCATGGTGATCGCTGCGCTGAGGGAGCAGCTCAACGCCTCGGAGAACGAACTGGAGCGACAAGAGAG gGAGGTGATAACGATCCAGAAGTTTCTGGAAGCGGCTGCTCGACAGGAGACGTGCGGTAAAGTCCGGATCCAGCACTTCATCGAGAATCTGCTGAGACGCATCGCTCTGGCAGAGAGGCTGGTGGAGTATTACCAGGAGAACGGCAGCCCGCAGCAGTGCAGCCACTACAAG TACCAGCAGCCCAGTGATAACACACCTCACAGGATCACTAAAAGCAG GTCAGCGGGGGGTCAGCTGTCCTCCTCCGGTCTCCACGACCACAGGACCCACTCCCACTCCTCGTCGTCGCAGTTCGGCGGCCGTCCTCTGTTCTCCAAAGCAGGGGGGGCGGAGCGGGAACACCGGGAGCGCCTGGCTCAGTCGTCCCGGCTCTTCTGCCGACCGGAACACCGAGACGACATCTGGAACCACCAGCGGCGCCGCTCGGCCGGGTACGAGACGTAG